CAATCTCATGGTGGTGAAATGAAAATCGCTCCTTCCATAATTGCTGCGGATTTTACAAGGTTGAAGTTGGAGATAAAAAAAGTGGAAAAAGCCGGAGCGGATTTAATTCATCTTGATATCATGGATGGGGTATTTGTGCCTAACATCACCTTTGGACCGATGATTGTGGAGGCAATAAATAATCTCACCGCTCTTGAACTGGATGCCCATCTGATGATTGTCCATCCGGAAAAATATTTTCAGCGCTTTATTGAAGCAGGTGCGGATTGGATTTCTTTTCATATTGAGACCGTATCCGATGTAAAAAAGAGCATAAAGATGATTAAGAGTAAAAGATGTCGGGTGGGAATTGCCCTCAATCCCGAGACACCTTTAACCCGGGTACTGAAATTTATTGAGGAGCTTGATTATCTTTTGATAATGAGCGTCAATCCCGGGTTTTATGGACAAAAATTTAGA
Above is a window of candidate division WOR-3 bacterium DNA encoding:
- the rpe gene encoding ribulose-phosphate 3-epimerase: MKIAPSIIAADFTRLKLEIKKVEKAGADLIHLDIMDGVFVPNITFGPMIVEAINNLTALELDAHLMIVHPEKYFQRFIEAGADWISFHIETVSDVKKSIKMIKSKRCRVGIALNPETPLTRVLKFIEELDYLLIMSVNPGFYGQKFRPEVLKKISRARDYIDKKRFKCLIQVDGGINGENAGDIRRAGADILVAGAGIFKTGDYKKAIRDLRCSKI